A region of Theileria annulata chromosome 2, complete sequence, *** SEQUENCING IN PROGRESS *** DNA encodes the following proteins:
- a CDS encoding guanylyl cyclase, putative (all_bases.cand.478 -guanylyl cyclase;~20 probable transmembrane helices predicted for TA15475 by TMHMM2.0 at aa 122-144, 148-170, 351-373, 393-415, 1141-1163, 1173-1195, 1226-1248, 1263-1285, 1290-1312, 1327-1349, 1457-1479, 1489-1511, 1518-1537, 1552-1574, 1587-1609, 2125-2147, 2160-2182, 2197-2219, 2252-2274 and 2284-2301) yields the protein MDDSSIKRFKSQNVSYSFPESKTDSKETFNSYKKLPFSNKQNKNRDDYTGLNDVRKRPETFDKAHSLYLGTKIQPAWETRTLKINPVTSDDLSRFLGNEHHTQRWSIISQIMFILLYNLRRLPFLWSIFIFLCQVIAPFILPYGVPRTPWYSSAVPLFFSLFMSIFVNVLEFKKRYNLGRFLDNKKCVLLNDGKLSSVRSGDVAVGNILKLSCDEQVPADCVVLYTSNPDGALYLDACYLDGQTDLKTKYSIKDFKIESSIRSYNNLKGNIICDKPCPDMNKFSGLLKIKGYPRPCNITVDNFIMKGSILRNTSYVYAVVVYTGPDTKASQNFLRILKPIKIGCLEQTINGISIFLGLIYVTCLTTSIIVRYVTVLKGVGKFSKNLQSPVNSLLFIIFRFVVLYSPIIPTTLPAIMDLLRLLYSPFYNTYSESIIKNLNKKAPNEVTGGTWTLNSGLCEELGLVDFIFTDKTGTLTTNNLSITLVTILSKSFTPKQLIHSYQPSHGSFNSNSTNGHSPERVNGKVTRENTEESEHFMRLLCICNPCLNMDSEDSYNSYSSSYKSNYSRAYSFKLSHFKTKSFDRFHIDGSEEQFDQNSNSVNLEDQFDQNSSNIADNSIEIEEEEEEDDDEVENLPMYKKTKSKAHFGTVSYINDENISKELFNLSNRESIKLEERKYLTCISKEDECMVNLANDCGYFVSNRTRDKIAVNCNGKYVNYEILAVNEFTSTRKRMSVLVTNVQNNENLLYIKGEAHSMLSIINDQNTKVAIESRLKKNSIFGYRVIICGYRSLTSTEVLEYESSVLMNREGLDELCTRFERDVNYLGIIMFRDEIHRNIVKTIDLLMDSGIRIWVLTGDNKEATIQTCYLTKLLVVPTNIFIIQIKDLLSDMITPKRMSDSLGSETDTVTDKIDMLVDTIYNKYILERNNTNDQLCLIIESEDLEIIMQSNKGQQIFMNMACSSDVVIGCLLTPIQKGQLVQMVKTKMIPTPITLSIGDGINDIQMLQQSHLSICILNTASDDTSGNKKNMQFGGPSNSFNAHNNVRPDKKNDGADKDYSHDSVDKNDTAESSETTSNNRNHDSKDLNLEKSIYSDNLEGNSEKLVINNDIVGYCDFCVDSFSNIRELLFKQGTRMLKSTSLIIYFTIYKGLIFILPIFYYQIFTNWVGLDLYGSLITILYHLIFTFIPLIMFILFYQDISYEIYNHISILYTISRRRMYLNINNSLYWMLEGILGSFVNYLPLHLLVISNDNIYKSEVISNRTFGLLISVSSIIIFNTKLLINYTPNTKLFRFISVVYYLVSAPLYLGIIYFSSRRSLRLSSYQILRIVPFYILIPVWITFTVILNILSNLLQLYILPNLIKHIKLYIINNNNTINFKNIKSTFNFKNINIKNLMPVSRPFKVKNIHGVTSKFESGVTENNINKLINIYTLRFKDIQLESDYRLDKNKKHYYENGHWYKIIFILLFLYYLSSFVVEYLVQKRWFKTPVVYCIVPTLLLEIVLIICIIISFNQRLFIKFINHILYSLVTFMIILHVSNRFLLKSTSWLHTVLFPIFTFVILRIPFIISVGLNLIFSINTLVSINSTNIHTLPLFVGINIFVGFVGYDLEYKSRSNFIMEFSVLNYRQKQSELLNTMLPKIVVSKMINAKLNENGIPIGFEAERHENVTVIFADVYNFQELIATIEPHRLVEILDTLFLSFDRCSKEFNAIKIETVSETYLTSMGLNTSASSQTNSLGLTSESSENGQSKTKKSRSTLGRKSRRSKDIAIDTIINRFDSYVQAASSSLDMSIAMLQVATTIKLNNNESIGVKIGINSGYVISGLVGSKKPQYALFGDTVNTASRMKMTGEVGKIHISESTYELVKNDKTLEFINREIEVKGKGVMNTYLLEKALGTSYPNFTNSNNNLHEVDIYYNMLNKKNYSASAYGDGSSASGETIENVPLSSRELNGPEVSLSDEEINRIKNRRTNINRAVGNEDDLYDNLYDYNTLNTSYSSFTVGSHKRKCFKFKRDPSFMSKSTSMRLTRRFASRLSTKHHSSFSKSRFSMRSSKNTASIGSSSIVSSLTTPKDRKRKSDQFYQIKEGDEIHMKKNESILLKFNDKLQEDRYRNNFYNNVNNISINENALFIFLITFIVQSIININVPRIYVQDNSKLIVYLNYILYWTVRCFFILMSFILWMLFHYNFFIQNKEDNKKIKICTFFVNLLFVSATCIFALSNSWSIKRTEHIDYNLWLNSDSVEFYFYLILLHHSTGMLFQNCLLIDSLFLVLSMTFISSSVQNNENTVTALFTIPICILFNLLSAHCKESIDRKKYYTNEKAYMIETRINQILGEMLPKSILEEFKLERLKMCYIHEHMSFLFSDIVGFTKWAESVDPSEVIALLQKLFANFDRNTTNFNLYKLCTIGDAYVAISEPKVIDNQDMRIKDLENILLMAYSMIHIIDETSKIFNIPDLKMRIGLHYGSCIGGVIGSGRLRYDVWGTDVYTANMIESNGVPGEVCVSEKFRDIISQHFPNRFKFEHHKDINIIDKTIKSFIIRNKAKEGLQKTYFSHLNFADVGNV from the exons ATGGATGACTCTTCCATCAAGAGGTTTAAATCGCAAAACGTATCCTATAGTTTTCCAGAATCGAAAACTGATTCTAAAGAAACATTCAACAGTTATAAAAAACTCCCGTTCTCTAATAAACAAAACAAAAATAGAGATGATTATACAGGACTTAATGATGTAAGAAAAAGGCCCGAAACATTTGACAAGGCACATAGCTTATACCTCGGAACAAAAATACAACCAGCATGGGAAACAAGAACACTTAAAATAAATCCAGTGACCAGCGATGATCTGTCAAGGTTCCTGGGAAACGAACATCACACACAAAGATGGTCGATCATTAGTCAAATTATGTTCATTTTGCTCTACAATTTGCGTCGCCTGCCGTTCTTGTGgagtatttttatatttctgTGTCAAGTGATTGCACCCTTCATCTTGCCTTACGGAGTGCCCAGAACACCGTGGTACTCGAGCGCAGTCCCGCTGTTCTTTTCATTGTTCATGTCAATTTTCGTAAACGTGCTAGAATTCAAAAAGAGGTATAACTTAGGTCGGTTCCTTGACAACAAAAAGTGTGTTTTGTTAAATGACGGGAAACTATCTAGCGTGAGAAGCGGCGACGTTGCAGTTGGGAACATACTTAAGCTAAGTTGTGATGAGCAAGTACCAGCAGATTGCGTGGTTCTATATACAAGTAACCCAGACGGAGCATTGTACCTTGACGCATGTTACCTAGACGGGCAAACAGACCTTAAAACAAAGTACAGTATAAAGGACTTTAAAATAGAGTCGTCGATACGAagttataataatttaaaggGTAATATTATTTGCGATAAGCCATGTCCTGATATGAACAAATTTTCag gGTTACTGAAGATAAAGGGTTATCCAAGGCCCTGCAACATAACGgttgataattttataatgaaAGGATCCATTCTGAGAAACACAAGCTACGTATATGCAGTTGTGGTCTACACAGGCCCCGACACCAAGGCCAGCCAGAACTTTCTGAGGATTTTAAAGCCAATCAAAATAGGATGTCTGGAGCAAACGATAAACGGAATATCCATATTCCTGGGCCTCATCTATGTTACATGCCTCACGACCAGTATCATCGTGAGGTATGTAACGGTTTTGAAAGGAGTTGGCAAATTCAGCAAAAACTTACAAAGCCCAGTAAATTCGCTTCTGTTCATAATATTCAGATTCGTCGTACTATACTCTCCCATTATACCGACCACACTTCCAGCAATAATGGACCTGCTCAGACTTCTATATTCACCCTTTTACAACACCTACTCCGAAAGCATAATCAAAAATCTTAACAAAAAGGCTCCAAATGAGGTTACAGGAGGAACCTGGACCCTAAATAGTGGTTTGTGCGAAGAGCTTGGGCTTGTGGACTTTATTTTCACCGACAAAACTGGAACACTCACAACAAATAACCTCTCAATTACACTTGTCACTATTCTCAGTAAAAGTTTCACGCCAAAACAACTCATACACTCCTATCAACCCTCACATGGTTCTTTCAACTCGAACTCGACTAATGGCCACTCGCCAGAGAGAGTTAACGGAAAAGTAACGAGGGAGAATACTGAGGAGAGTGAGCACTTTATGAGACTGCTGTGCATATGTAATCCTTGCTTGAACATGGATTCAGAAGACAGTTACAACTCGTACTCTTCAAGCTACAAGTCGAATTATTCAAGAGCATATTCGTTCAAATTGAGCCACTTTAAAACGAAGTCTTTCGATAGGTTCCACATCGACGGATCTGAGGAACAGTTCGATCAGAACTCCAATTCCGTTAACCTGGAAGATCAATTCGACCAGAATAGTTCTAATATTGCAGATAACTCTATAGAAATTGAAGAGGAGgaggaagaagatgatgatgaaGTGGAGAATTTGCCGATGTACAAAAAGACTAAGAGTAAAGCACATTTTGGGACAGTCTCATATATCAATGACGAAAACATATCAAAAGAGTTGTTTAACCTGAGTAATAGAGAGAGTATTAAGCTGGAAGAGAGGAAATATTTGACATGTATAAGTAAGGAAGACGAGTGCATGGTAAATTTGGCCAACGATTGCGGGTACTTTGTGTCCAACAGGACGAGGGATAAGATTGCGGTGAACTGTAACGGGAAGTATGTTAATTATGAGATTTTGGCAGTGAACGAGTTTACAAGTACCAGGAAGAGGATGTCGGTTTTGGTGACAAATGTTCAAAATAACgagaatttattatatatcaaGGGAGAGGCCCATTCAATGTTGTCGATTATAAATGACCAAAATACTAAAGTTGCAATAGAAAGCAGACTTAAAAAGAACTCCATATTCGGATACAGGGTTATAATTTGTGGATACAGGTCGTTGACCTCCACTGAGGTGCTCGAATACGAGTCGTCGGTTCTCATGAACAGGGAGGGTTTGGACGAGTTGTGCACAAGATTTGAGAGGGATGTTAATTACTTGGGAATTATAATGTTCCGCGATGAAATACACAGAAATATAGTGAAAACCATAGACTTGCTGATGGATTCAGGTATTAGGATTTGGGTACTGACTGGTGATAACAAGGAGGCCACAATACAAACATGTTATCTCACAAAGTTACTGGTGGTCCCGACGAACATATTCATTATCCAGATCAAGGATTTGTTGTCTGATATGATCACGCCCAAGAGAATGAGTGATTCCCTGGGTAGCGAGACAGACACTGTTACCGATAAAATTGACATGCTAGTTGATACCATATACAACAAGTATATCCTGGAGAGGAATAACACCAATGACCAGCTGTGCCTGATCATAGAGTCTGAAGACTTGGAGATTATTATGCAAAGTAACAAGGGTCAGCAGATTTTCATGAACATGGCTTGCTCGTCGGATGTTGTGATAGGTTGTCTTCTAACCCCAATTCAAAAGGGACAGCTAGTGCAAATGGTTAAAACAAAGATGATTCCCACTCCCATAACATTATCAATAGGAGATGGAATAAACGACATCCAAATGCTCCAACAGTCTCACCTTTcaatttgtattttaaacaCAGCGTCAGATGATACATCAggtaataaaaaaaatatgcAATTTGGCGGACCTTCAAATTCGTTTAACGCCCACAACAACGTTCGTCCCGATAAAAAGAATGATGGAGCTGATAAGGATTACAGTCACGATTCAGTTGATAAGAATGATACTGCAGAATCTTCAGAAACTACCTCTAACAATAGGAATCATGATAGCAAAGATTTGAACCTGGAAAAAAGTATATATTCAGACAACCTGGAGGGTAATAGTGAGAAGTTGGTGATAAACAATGACATAGTTGGTTACTGTGATTTTTGCGTGGACAGCTTCAGTAACATCAGGGAGCTTTTATTTAAGCAGGGAACTAGAATGCTCAAGTCTACATCGCTCATAATTTACTTTACGATTTACAAAGGACTTATCTTTATACTGCCTATTTTTTATTACCAAATCTTTACAAACTGGGTTGGACTTGACCTCTACGGATCACTGATCACGATCCTCTATCACCTCATTTTCACATTCATCCCCCTCATCATGTTCATTCTCTTTTACCAAGATATTTCATACGAGATTTATAACCACATTTCAATTCTATATACCATCA GTAGGAGAAGAATGtatttgaatataaataatagtttgTATTGGATGCTGGAGGGGATTTTGGGTtcatttgtaaattatttaccCTTGCATCTGCTGGTGATAAGCAACGATAACATATACAAAAGTGAGGTTATAAGTAACAGAACCTTTGGTCTGTTGATTAGTGTGTCCTCAATAATAATCTTCAACACGAAGCTCTTGATAAATTACACTCCAAACACAAAACTCTTCAGGTTCATCAGTGTAGTGTACTATCTGGTGTCAGCCCCGCTGTATCTCGggataatatatttttccaGCAGGCGTTCTTTGAGGCTCTCGTCGTACCAAATACTCAGAATCGTGCCGTTTTACATCTTAATTCCAGTGTGGATCACCTTCACAGTCATCTTAAACATCCTCTCGAACCTGCTTCAGCTTTACATTCTGCCGAATCTGATCAAGCACATCAAACTCTACATCATCAACAATAACAACACGATCAACTTTAAAA ATATCAAAAGCACATTCAACTTCAAGAACATTAACATAAAGAATTTGATGCCGGTTTCGAGGCCATTTAAGGTTAAGAACATTCACGGAGTGACTAGTAAGTTTGAGTCCGGAGTTACAGAGAATAACATAAACAAGCTTATTAACATTTACACTCTGAGGTTCAAGGACATTCAGCTGGAGTCCGACTACAGGCTTGACAAGAACAAGAAACACTACTACGAAAACGGACACTGGTACAAGATCATCTTCATTTTGCTTTTCTTGTACTATTTGAGCAGTTTCGTAGTCGAGTATTTGGTTCAGAAGAGGTGGTTCAAGACCCCAGTAGTCTACTGCATAGTTCCCACTCTGCTCCTGGAAATTGTACTAATAATCTGTATCATAATCTCCTTTAATCAAAGACTGTTCATCAAGTTCATCAACCACATTCTCTACTCCCTGGTCACCTTTATGATCATTCTTCACGTCTCAAACAGGTTCCTACTCAAGTCAACTTCCTGGCTCCACACGGTACTCTTCCCTATCTTCACCTTCGTGATCCTCAGAATACCCTTCATAATCTCAGTTGGACTTAACCTCATCTTCTCAATAA ATACGTTAGTCTCGATAAATAGCACTAATATTCACACATTGCCATTGTTTGTTGGGATAAACATATTTGTCGGATTTGTGGGATATGACTTGGAGTACAAGTCCAGAAGTAACTTTATAATGGAGTTCTCTGTGCTGAATTACAGACAGAAGCAGAGCGAGCTTCTGAACACGATGCTGCCAAAGATTGTTGTTTCGAAGATGATTAACGCAAAGCTTAATGAAAACGGAATTCCAATCGGGTTTGAAGCAGAGAGACATGAAAATGTTACTGTCATTTTCGCAGACGTGTATAACTTCCAGGAGCTGATAGCCACCATTGAGCCACACAGGCTGGTGGAAATTCTTGACACTCTGTTCCTATCTTTCGACAGGTGTTCAAAGGAGTTTAACGCCATAAAAATCGAGACTGTCTCCGAGACATATCTCACCTCAATGGGCTTAAATACCTCTGCCTCCTCCCAAACAAATTCACTAGGATTGACATCAGAAAGCTCAGAAAATGGACAATCGAAGACCAAAAAATCCAGATCCACTTTGGGTAGGAAAAGTAGAAGAAGCAAGGACATTGCGATTGATACAATTATCAACAGGTTCGATTCCTACGTTCAAGCAGCTTCATCCTCTCTTGATATGTCCATCGCTATGCTTCAAGTTGCCACTACCATCAAACTTAACAATA ATGAAAGTATTGGAGTGAAAATTGGTATAAACAGTGGATATGTGATTAGCGGACTAGTGGGAAGCAAGAAGCCGCAGTATGCCTTATTTGGGGACACTGTGAACACAGCAAGCCGTATGAAGATGACGGGCGAAGTGGGtaaaattcatatttcCGAGAGCACTTACGAGCTTGTGAAAAATGATAAGACATTGGAATTTATTAACCGAGAGATTGAGGTAAAGGGCAAGGGAGTGATGAATACTTACCTGTTGGAAAAGGCACTTGGGACCAGTTACCCAAACTTCACGAACTCAAACAATAATCTCCACGAAGTAGACATTTACTACAACATGCTCAACAAGAAGAATTATTCGGCCTCTGCGTACGGAGACGGTTCATCTGCCTCTGGTGAGACTATTGAGAACGTTCCCCTGAGCAGTAGAGAATTGAATGGCCCCGAAGTGTCACTAAGTGATGAGGAAATTAACAGGATAAAGAATAGGAGAACGAACATAAACAGAGCAGTTGGAAACGAGGATGATTTGTACGATAATTTATACGATTACAACACTCTTAACACCAGTTACTCCTCATTTACAGTCGGAAGTCACAAGAGAAAATGCTTCAAATTCAAGAGGGATCCATCCTTCATGAGCAAGTCCACCAGCATGAGACTTACTCGCAGATTCGCCAGCAGACTTAGCACCAAACATCACTCGTCATTCTCCAAAAGCAGGTTCAGCATGCGTTCTTCGAAAAACACTGCGAGTATCGGAAGCTCGAGTATCGTCTCGAGCCTTACTACTCCCAAAGATAGGAAACGAAAATCAGACCAATTCTATCAAATTAAAGAAG GTGATGAAATACATATGAAAAAGAATGAGAGCATCTTATTGAAGTTTAATGATAAGTTGCAAGAAGACCGATACAGGAATAACTTTTACAATAACGTAAATAACATTTCTATAAACGAAAACGCGCTGTTTATTTTCCTG ATCACGTTCATAGTCCAGAGCATAATTAACATAAATGTGCCTCGGATTTACGTCCAAGATAACAGTAAGCTCATTGTGTATTTGAATTACATTCTATACTGGACCGTCCGGTGCTTCTTCATCCTAATGTCTTTCATTCTTTGGATGCTTTTCCACTACAACTTCTTCATACAAAACAAGGAGGATAATAAGAAGATTAAGATCTGTACCTTCTTCGTCAACCTGTTATTCGTCTCAGCAACTTGTATATTCGCTCTTTCCAATTCTTGGTCAATTAAACGAACTGAACA TATCgattataatttatggCTGAATAGTGACAGTGTTGAGTTTTACTTTTACTTGATTCTTTTACATCACAGCACCGGAATGCTCTTTCAAAACTGTTTGCTTATCGATTCTCTATTTCTGGTCCTGTCAATGACCTTCATCTCATCCTCAGTCCAAAACAACGAAAACACCGTAACGGCACTCTTCACTATACCAATATGCATTTTATTCAACTTATTATCGGCTCACTGCAAA GAATCAATTGATCGCaagaaatattatacaaatgaGAAGGCATATATGATTGAAACTAGAATAAATCAGATATTGGGTGAAATGTTACCAAAGAGTATTCTGGAGGAGTTTAAGCTCGAGAGACTGAAAATGTGTTACATTCACGAACACATGTCATTTCTATTCTCTGACATCGTTGGCTTTACTAAATGGGCGGAATCTGTTGACCCTTCCGAAGTCATTGCACTTCTTCAAAAACTCTTTGCAAACTTTGACAGAAACACTACTAATTTTAACCTTTATAAACTCTGCACCATTGGAGATGCTTATGTGGCAATCTCAGAACCAAAAGTCATAG ATAATCAGGACATGAGGATAAAGGATTTGGAGAATATCTTGTTAATGGCTTACTCTATGATACACATAATTGACGAAACTAGCAAAATTTTCAAC ATACCGGATTTGAAGATGAGGATAGGGTTACATTATGGAAGTTGTATTGGAGGAGTTATTGGATCAGGGAGACTTAGGTATGACGTTTGGGGCACTGACGTTTACACTGCGAATATGATTGAGAGTAACGGAGTTCCAGGCGAGGTTTGCGTTTCGGAGAAGTTTCGGGATATAATATCACAACATTTCCCCAACAGGTTCAAGTTCGAGCATCACAAAGATATTAACATCATCGACAAAACCATCAAAAGCTTTATCATCAGAAATAAAGCGAAGGAAGGTCTGCAAAAGACATACTTTTCTCACCTGAACTTTGCAGATGTCGGCAATGTGTAG
- a CDS encoding uncharacterized protein (small overlap at the 3' end with gene TA15465) yields MLSQIYDYVISFVTRTSQAQRILLDLDLVDIIFSLLKDLEPVSYKVHDPKVLAEFQSHCGQNLNPYIFSEIQSGSKEHERIADLVMKNLEIDPKYRHLVLDSVVQMCKFYSDLKKFDETCLVEISEKNHGKHFEKIWKVLENRKPPKSLHVSKSDDANSWGCLGFQMPLTDFRKTGLLGLLSLAYMVETYPESSKKALELSRREQNWFPFTLTSINVTSWVLDFYNEGKLNCFSYNNDSEPLETFYTLHSYFFLNFVKFFLNSNLSNDIFNFNKISKEYKAELSNKFKKMVNENKSLNLHGSNLLKLLKEELNVLELYVTR; encoded by the exons ATGTTGTCTCAAATTTACGATTACGTGATTAGTTTTGTGACTAGAACCTCTCAAGCTCAAAGAATCCTTCTCGACCTTGATCTGGTTGACATCAtcttttctttattaaaGGATTTGGAGCCGGTCAGTTACAAGGTTCATGACCCGAAAGTTTTAGCTGAGTTCCAGTCCCATTGTGGACAAAATTTGAATCCATAT ATATTTTCTGAAATACAAAGCGGCTCTAAAGAACATGAAAGAATTGCTGATTTAGTCATGAAAAACCTGGAAATAGACCCCAAATATCGCCACCTGGTCCTGGATTCCGTAGtccaaatgtgtaaattcTATTCAGACTTAAAGAAATTTGATGAAACTTGTCTAGTAGAAATTTCAGAGAAGAATCATGGCAAG cattttgaaaaaatttgGAAAGTACTAGAGAATAGGAAACCCCCGAAATCTTTGCATGTTAGCAAGTCCGACGATGCTAATAGTTGGGGATGTTTAGGGTTCCAAATGCCCTTAACTGATTTTAGGAAAACTGGTTTACTGGGACTTTTGTCCCTAGCATACATGGTAGAAACATACCCTGAAAGTTCTAAAAAAGCCTTAGAGTTGTCTAGGAGGGAACAAAATTGGTTTCCGTTTACACTTACGAGCATTAACGTGACATCTTGGGTGCTGGATTTCTACAATGAAGGGAAACTTAACTGCTTTAGTTACAACAACGACTCCGAACCCCTAGAAACCTTTTATACCCTGCATTCCTATTTCTTCCTAAATTTTGTCAAATTTTTTCTCAATTCAAATCTAAGTAATgatatattcaattttaacaAG ATATCTAAAGAGTACAAAGCTGAACTAAgcaataaatttaaaaaaatggttaatgaaaataaatcGCTTAATTTACATGGAAGCAACTTGTTAAAGCTGCTTAAAGAGGAATTAAATGTGTTAGAACTATATGTTACACGTTAA
- a CDS encoding uncharacterized protein (small overlap at the 3' end with gene TA15470), giving the protein MESDEGYIYKSPSVVWLQKDLLLYGSGTVLYVFDYKLIDDDLVVVGFDNKIFTVYDSFFKVLLTGKFNKKISFIALFKGNAIICDFFGDVSILKLSLDSTKSSKNRDSDTQLNQEKTIEASESATRDKLTSGSGDVIIPFSHYSTITSSLIYNDLLFTGNKDGKIFVNSLSNLHEIKDIYLSHKICLDTREDLDLLLSLSIDDSIRFWDIKTGLEVHKITIENTKCLSYFLKSSGNLIILLCLDEILVIKFSFSKLELLGFQMYKLSFTAQMCSFIGDTLYLIDNYSSLYKVDNISKVCTDNKVKDNKIVIPDDSAILDNVVCIYKGDNKCNKINIKKNVNV; this is encoded by the exons ATGGAATCTGATGAAggttatatatataaatctCCTTCTGTAGTTTGGCTTCAAAAAGACTTACTTTTATACGGCTCAGGGACGGTTTTATACGTTTTCGATTACAAGTTg ATCGACGACGATTTAGTTGTGGTTGGCTTTGAcaacaaaatttttacaGTTTATGACAGCTTTTTTAAGGTATTACTAACTGG aaaatttaataaaaaaatatcatttatCGCACTATTTAAGGGCAATGCAATAATCTGTGATTTCTTCGGAGATGTTTCTATTTTGAAACTAAGCCTTGATTCTACCAAAAGTTCTAAAAATAGAGATAGTGACACACAGTTGAACCAAGAGAAGACTATCGAAGCATCAGAAAGTGCAACTAGGGACAAACTAACTAGTGGCAGTGGAGATGTAATCATACCCTTTTCTCATTATAGTACCATAACATCATCC TTGATTTACAATGATCTGCTATTTACTGGAAATAAAGACGGAAAGATATTCGTCAACTCACTGTCGAATTTACACGAAATAAAAGACATTTACTTATCACACAAAAT TTGTCTGGATACAAGGGAGGATTTAGATTTACTACTTTCTCTATCTATTGACGATTCTATACGGTTTTGGGATATTAAAACAGGTTTGGAAGTCCACAAGATTACCATTGAAAACACTAAATGTTTaagttattttttaaagtCTAGTggaaatttgataattctTCTTTGCTTGGACGAGATTCTTGTTATCAAATTCAGTTTTTCCAAACTAGAACTATTAGGCTTTCAAATGTACAAATTATCTTTCACAGCCCAAATGTGCTCATTTATAGGAGATACCTTGTACCTAATTGACAATTATTCCAGCCTATACAAAGTTGACAACATTAGTAAAGTCTGTACAGATAATAAAGTAAAGGATAATAAAATAGTCATACCAGATGATTCAGCTATCCTGGACAATGTAGTGTGTATTTATAAAGGCGACAATAAATGCAACAAGATAAACATTAAAAAGAATGTTAACGTGTAA
- a CDS encoding uncharacterized protein (all_bases.C.cand.1354 - hypothetical protein, signal peptide, transmembrane;~1 probable transmembrane helix predicted for TA15460 by TMHMM2.0 at aa 152-174), with protein sequence MSIVNNFKNIDYKYCNLAVLSAFALFQSSRCFFERSSDNIIGSYVSQKNQSDNGSLSTDNYRDLKLKRLDSYGFWAILEDRSRKEYIYMKSKNLKEGMNKFLSLKEFKDKPYLLKKKLLGLLSNPFKEAQTSEWIYTKTSKTTFPSNQGPNTAGIATLTVFLLGFLCTMLFGVFKSVDVIKTLACVNFIKTCCKENNKVTKLIGKDLSIKSVEGKLTSNYFNGDVLVSGDDKKQLLLVTPTDNEIL encoded by the exons ATGAGTATCGTAAACAATTTCAAGAATATCGACTATAAATACTGTAATTTAGCAGTTCTCAGTGCTTTTGCACTGTTTCAGTCTTCAAGATGTTTCTTTGAAAG aaGTTCTGATAACATCATTGGATCGTACGTTAGCCAGAAG AATCAATCTGACAATGGAAGCCTTTCTACAGATAATTATAGAGATTTGAAGCTGAAAAGGTTAGATTCTTATGGATTCTGGGCGATTCTGGAGGATAGAAGCAGAAAG GAATACATTTACATGAAATCTAAGAATCTTAAGGAGGGAATGAAT AAATTTTTGTCCCTAAAGGAGTTCAAAGATAAGCCCTATTTGCTGAAGAAGAAACTTCTGGGACTCCTTTCAAACCCTTTTAAG GAGGCGCAAACATCAGAGTGGATATATACCAAGACCTCAAAAACAACATTCCCAA GTAACCAGGGGCCAAACACCGCTGGAATCGCTACTTTAACAGTTTTTTTGCTCGGCTTTTTGTGTACAATGCTCTTTGGAGTTTTCAAGTCTGTGGATGTAATTAAAACTCTTGCATGCGTAAACTTCATCAAGACTTGTTGTAAGGAGAACAACAAAGTGACCAAGCTCATCGGCAAGGACCTGTCAATTAAAAGCGTAGAAGGCAAATTAACGAGTAATTACTTCAACGGGGACGTGTTGGTTTCAGGAGATGATAAAAAGCAGTTATTGCTGGTAACTCCAACTGACaatgaaattttatag